One window of the Betaproteobacteria bacterium genome contains the following:
- the tadA gene encoding Flp pilus assembly complex ATPase component TadA has product MNAPAAQRRPIGQILIAEGILSEDQLRIALLEQMKSNQPIGKLLVSLGFVTEATLREALSESLGRQSVDLGHAVVDPQAVKLVPREVAKRHHLLPLDLDLVQHRLTLAVADINDIVGLDRVRALIPDGIELDTLLAGESEIDRAIDQYYGHELSIDGILHEIETGEVDWKSLAASDDQYSQPVVRLIDSILTDAVKRDASDIHFEPEANFLRIRYRIDGILRQIRALHKSYWPAMTVRIKVLSGMNIAEMRAPQDGRIGLSVSGRPVDFRVSCQPTIHGENIVLRVLDRQKGLVPLDRLGLADEHLQLLKLMIARPEGIILVTGPTGSGKTTTLYSVLNHINDEGVHIMTLEDPVEYPMTLVRQTSVADSSKLDFANGIRSMMRQDPDVILVGEIRDAETAEMAFRAAMTGHQVYTTLHTNSAIGALPRLLDIGVLPDILAGNIIGIVAQRLVRRLCEHCKSAYAAEPHEIRLLGITTETLRPLLYRASGCEQCDFQGYRGRLAIMELLRVDTSIDELIARRATTHEIRSRAQMRGFTSLAEDGLRRVLDGTTSLEELGRVVDLTDRM; this is encoded by the coding sequence ATGAACGCTCCCGCCGCACAGCGCCGGCCCATCGGCCAGATCCTGATCGCCGAGGGCATCCTGTCGGAAGACCAGTTGCGCATTGCGCTGCTGGAGCAGATGAAGTCCAACCAGCCCATCGGCAAGCTGCTGGTATCGCTGGGTTTCGTCACCGAAGCGACCCTGCGCGAAGCCCTTTCCGAGAGCCTGGGCCGCCAGAGCGTGGACCTCGGCCACGCCGTGGTGGACCCCCAAGCCGTGAAACTCGTGCCGCGGGAAGTCGCCAAGCGCCACCATCTCCTGCCCCTGGACCTGGATCTGGTGCAGCACCGCCTGACCCTGGCGGTGGCCGACATCAACGACATCGTCGGCCTGGACCGGGTGCGTGCCCTGATTCCCGACGGGATAGAACTCGACACCCTGCTGGCCGGCGAATCGGAGATCGACCGCGCCATCGACCAGTATTACGGCCACGAGCTGTCCATCGACGGCATCCTGCACGAAATCGAAACCGGCGAGGTGGATTGGAAGAGCCTCGCAGCCAGCGACGATCAGTACAGCCAGCCGGTCGTCCGCCTGATCGACTCCATCCTCACCGACGCGGTGAAGAGGGACGCCTCGGACATCCATTTCGAACCCGAGGCCAATTTCCTGCGCATCCGGTACCGCATCGACGGCATCCTGCGGCAGATTCGCGCCCTGCACAAATCCTACTGGCCGGCGATGACCGTGCGCATCAAGGTGCTCTCGGGCATGAACATCGCCGAGATGCGGGCGCCCCAGGACGGCCGCATCGGCCTGAGCGTCTCGGGCCGCCCGGTGGATTTCCGCGTCTCCTGCCAGCCCACCATCCACGGCGAAAACATCGTCCTGCGGGTTCTCGACCGCCAGAAGGGCCTGGTCCCCCTGGACCGGCTCGGCCTGGCCGACGAGCACCTGCAGTTGCTCAAGCTGATGATCGCCCGCCCGGAAGGCATCATCCTCGTTACCGGCCCCACCGGCAGCGGCAAGACCACGACGCTCTATTCGGTCCTCAATCACATCAACGACGAGGGCGTCCACATCATGACCCTCGAAGACCCGGTCGAGTACCCCATGACCCTGGTGCGCCAGACCTCGGTGGCCGATTCGTCCAAACTCGACTTCGCCAACGGCATCCGCTCCATGATGCGCCAGGATCCGGACGTCATCCTGGTGGGCGAAATCCGCGATGCCGAAACCGCCGAAATGGCCTTCCGCGCCGCCATGACCGGTCACCAGGTGTACACCACCCTGCACACCAATTCGGCCATCGGCGCCCTTCCGCGCCTGCTCGACATCGGCGTCCTGCCCGACATCCTGGCCGGCAACATCATCGGCATCGTCGCCCAGCGCCTGGTGCGGCGCCTGTGCGAGCACTGCAAGTCCGCCTACGCCGCCGAGCCCCACGAAATCCGCCTCCTGGGCATCACCACCGAGACGCTGCGGCCCCTGCTCTATCGCGCCAGCGGCTGCGAGCAATGCGACTTCCAGGGCTATCGCGGCCGCCTGGCCATCATGGAACTGCTGCGCGTCGACACCAGCATCGACGAACTCATCGCCCGGCGGGCGACGACCCATGAAATCCGCAGCCGGGCCCAGATGCGGGGCTTCACCTCCCTGGCCGAAGACGGCCTGCGGCGCGTCCTTGACGGGACCACCTCCCTGGAGGAACTTGGCCGCGTCGTCGACCTGACCGACCGGATGTAG
- a CDS encoding type II secretion system protein — protein sequence MTPRSMRGFTLVELTIVLVIVALLTGGLMIAVGVQSEQRARSETQNLLLEAREALLGYAASHSALDGHPYLPCPDTNGDGLENRAANACTASEGLLPWSTLGVAPQDAWSNRIRYRVEGSFSRSDIGFTLATAPTLRVCQDAACTATLATTLPAVLVSHGPNGLGATNASGGANAAAATAEELENTDGDTSFVLRPPQAPGPGVFDDQVVWLSPNVLFNRMITAGRLP from the coding sequence ATGACGCCCCGCAGCATGCGGGGCTTCACCCTGGTCGAACTGACCATCGTCCTGGTCATCGTCGCCCTGCTCACCGGCGGCCTGATGATTGCCGTAGGCGTCCAGAGCGAGCAGCGCGCCCGCAGCGAGACGCAGAATCTGCTCCTGGAAGCGCGGGAGGCGCTCCTGGGCTACGCCGCCTCCCATAGTGCCCTGGACGGCCATCCCTACCTGCCCTGCCCGGACACCAACGGTGACGGCCTGGAAAATCGCGCCGCCAATGCCTGCACCGCCAGCGAAGGCCTCCTGCCCTGGTCCACCCTGGGGGTTGCCCCCCAGGACGCCTGGAGCAACCGCATCCGTTACCGGGTCGAAGGCAGTTTCTCCCGCTCCGACATCGGCTTCACCCTGGCGACCGCCCCGACACTGCGCGTATGCCAGGACGCCGCCTGCACCGCGACCCTGGCCACGACCCTGCCTGCCGTCCTGGTCTCCCACGGCCCCAACGGCCTGGGAGCGACCAACGCGTCCGGCGGCGCCAACGCGGCGGCGGCCACCGCCGAGGAACTGGAAAACACCGACGGCGACACCAGCTTCGTCCTCCGCCCCCCCCAGGCGCCGGGGCCCGGGGTCTTCGACGATCAGGTGGTCTGGCTATCGCCCAACGTGCTGTTCAACCGCATGATCACCGCCGGCCGCCTCCCCTGA
- a CDS encoding adenylate/guanylate cyclase domain-containing protein, translating into MKENQSLFNLRDAGFDPGDNANTRLSKSLLIFATGLVSLGAILWLFLYWQLGPQFSATPPVAFQLLLVGNLVLYFKTRNFNFFRHTQLALFLFVPFVVQWSIGNFITASGVSLWGLLAPIGAVLILGPRESLAWFVAYLFLTALSGLFDYLLADAYPLVPASAPVVSIRTSVFFFALNFAAISTIVYLLLRYSTLEKARAQAELESAHLLLKDEQERSERLLLNILPAPVAERLKHERQTIADGFADVTVMFADIVNFTRVAEGLTPQQVFSMLNRIFSSFDELAEQYGMEKIKTIGDAYMVAGGLNDGPENYTEAIAELAIAMRDLLQRDTAVNQMHVEIRIGIGTGPVVAGVVGKKKFIYDLWGDTVNLASRITSEGVPGMIQVDELTWRRLRERFEFHDPQTLYLKGKGDTVVHRLIGPRQAPASREGDPLAQPAGEAASLDPLPQGVALRE; encoded by the coding sequence ATGAAAGAAAACCAATCCTTGTTCAATCTGCGCGATGCCGGCTTCGATCCCGGTGACAATGCCAACACGCGCCTGAGCAAGTCCCTGCTCATTTTCGCCACCGGCCTGGTCAGCCTGGGCGCCATTCTCTGGCTCTTCCTTTACTGGCAACTGGGCCCCCAGTTCTCCGCCACGCCGCCCGTCGCTTTCCAGCTCCTGCTGGTGGGCAACCTGGTGCTGTACTTCAAGACGCGCAATTTCAATTTTTTCCGCCACACCCAACTGGCGCTCTTCCTCTTCGTGCCCTTCGTGGTGCAGTGGAGCATCGGCAATTTCATCACGGCCAGCGGCGTCAGCCTGTGGGGCCTGCTGGCCCCCATCGGCGCCGTGCTCATCCTCGGCCCGCGGGAGTCCCTGGCCTGGTTCGTGGCCTACCTCTTCCTCACCGCCCTCTCCGGCCTGTTCGACTACCTGCTGGCCGACGCCTACCCCCTCGTCCCCGCCAGCGCCCCGGTGGTGTCCATCCGCACCAGCGTTTTCTTCTTTGCCCTCAATTTTGCGGCCATATCGACCATCGTCTACCTCCTGCTGCGCTATTCGACCCTGGAAAAGGCCCGCGCCCAGGCGGAACTCGAATCCGCCCACCTGCTGCTCAAGGACGAGCAGGAGCGCTCGGAGCGTCTGCTGCTCAACATCCTGCCGGCCCCGGTGGCGGAGCGGCTCAAGCACGAACGCCAGACCATCGCCGACGGCTTTGCCGACGTGACGGTCATGTTCGCCGATATCGTCAATTTCACCCGGGTTGCCGAAGGGCTCACGCCACAACAGGTGTTCAGCATGCTGAACCGCATCTTCTCTTCCTTCGACGAACTGGCCGAGCAGTACGGCATGGAGAAGATCAAGACCATCGGCGACGCCTACATGGTCGCCGGCGGGCTGAACGACGGTCCGGAAAACTACACCGAAGCCATCGCCGAACTGGCCATCGCCATGCGCGATCTCCTGCAACGCGATACGGCGGTCAATCAGATGCACGTGGAAATCCGCATCGGCATCGGCACCGGGCCGGTGGTGGCCGGGGTGGTGGGCAAGAAGAAATTCATCTACGACCTGTGGGGCGACACGGTCAATCTGGCCAGCCGCATCACCAGTGAAGGCGTCCCCGGCATGATCCAGGTGGATGAACTCACCTGGCGGCGCCTGCGCGAGCGCTTCGAGTTTCACGATCCCCAGACCCTTTACCTCAAGGGCAAGGGGGATACGGTGGTGCATCGCCTCATCGGCCCCCGCCAGGCCCCGGCCTCCCGGGAGGGGGACCCGTTGGCGCAGCCCGCTGGCGAAGCCGCCAGCCTCGACCCCCTGCCGCAAGGCGTCGCCCTGCGGGAGTAG
- a CDS encoding ABC transporter ATP-binding protein, whose product MKIPRGKVVAIMGGSGCGKTTLLRCIGGQLKASRGEIRLGEHRISRMGQRDLYRARRKMGMLFQFGALFTDMTVFDNVAFPLREHTELPEAMVRDMVLMKLEAVGLRGARNLMPAELSGGMARRVALARAVALDPALVMYDEPFAGLDPIALGVIGQLIRRLNDALGATSIMVTHDVQESLLIVDYIYFVSEGRIVAQGTPDEIRASRDPFVHQFVHAEVDGPVRFDYPASDLRSDFLGGGRG is encoded by the coding sequence ATGAAGATTCCGCGCGGCAAGGTGGTCGCCATCATGGGGGGGTCGGGTTGCGGCAAGACGACGCTCCTGCGCTGCATCGGCGGTCAGCTCAAGGCGAGTCGCGGCGAAATCCGCCTCGGCGAACACCGCATTTCCCGCATGGGGCAGCGGGACCTCTATCGGGCGCGGCGCAAGATGGGGATGTTGTTCCAGTTCGGCGCCCTGTTCACCGACATGACGGTGTTCGACAACGTGGCCTTCCCCCTGCGCGAACACACCGAACTTCCGGAAGCCATGGTTCGCGACATGGTGCTCATGAAGCTGGAGGCCGTCGGTCTGCGGGGAGCCCGGAACCTGATGCCGGCCGAACTCTCCGGCGGCATGGCGCGGCGGGTGGCCCTGGCCCGGGCCGTGGCCCTCGATCCGGCCCTCGTCATGTACGACGAGCCCTTCGCCGGGCTGGATCCCATCGCCCTGGGGGTGATCGGGCAACTGATCCGCCGCCTGAACGATGCCCTGGGGGCCACGTCGATCATGGTGACCCACGACGTGCAGGAATCCCTGCTCATCGTCGATTACATCTATTTCGTTTCCGAGGGGCGCATCGTCGCCCAGGGCACGCCGGACGAAATCCGCGCGTCCCGCGACCCCTTCGTGCATCAGTTTGTCCATGCCGAGGTCGATGGGCCGGTGCGCTTCGACTACCCAGCCAGCGATCTGCGCAGCGATTTCCTGGGGGGCGGGCGTGGCTGA
- a CDS encoding AAA family ATPase — translation MSLYLDHFGLAEPPFRITPHTDFFFTGANRGPTLEALIYAITQDEGIVKVSGEVGSGKTMLCRMLLEKLPPEVDTIYLANPSLSRQEIVGAIADELGLPADGRSTHSLTRALQNALVERYAQGRRVVLLIDEAHAMPAESLEEVRLLSNLESKSSKLLQIALFAQPEIDARLAQNDMRQLRERVTQHFILAPLHATEVSAYLEFRMRTAGYRGPSPFTDKAVAAIARNSQGLSRRINILADKALLAAYSAGGHRVDLAEAQTAIRDARFTSLGEPRRRLIPAAAAAGVAVALLFGAYTLGSLTPVPATPAANAAPGNVAPAPGTAAPGEPEPGAAPPRDGAAMPRASAAPAPPGSEAAPTRTSAKPDPSTGHATALPAMPVPAGPAGPAPTAASNPAAPVVPTPQAAAAFGPLTRRSLERFDTWSAGAHARHYFIQLYAADASSPGQIENFLRRHTEGLDPEQIRAYRSDRSGQDRLGVIFGEFTTRAAAVEAIAALPEGLRRLEPYPRQVSRLQ, via the coding sequence GTGAGCCTCTACCTCGATCATTTCGGCCTTGCCGAACCGCCTTTCCGCATCACACCGCACACCGACTTCTTCTTTACCGGCGCCAACCGCGGCCCCACCCTGGAAGCCCTGATCTACGCCATCACCCAGGACGAAGGCATCGTCAAGGTCAGCGGCGAGGTGGGCAGCGGCAAGACCATGCTCTGCCGCATGTTGCTGGAAAAACTCCCCCCCGAGGTCGATACCATCTACCTCGCCAACCCCTCCCTCTCCCGCCAGGAAATCGTCGGCGCCATCGCCGACGAACTGGGCCTTCCCGCCGACGGCCGCAGCACCCATTCCCTCACCCGGGCCCTGCAGAACGCCCTGGTCGAGCGCTACGCCCAGGGGCGGCGGGTGGTGCTGCTCATCGACGAGGCCCACGCCATGCCCGCCGAATCCCTGGAGGAAGTGCGGCTCCTGTCCAACCTGGAATCGAAGAGCAGCAAGCTGCTGCAGATCGCCCTGTTCGCCCAGCCGGAAATCGACGCCCGCCTGGCCCAGAACGACATGCGGCAATTGCGCGAACGCGTCACCCAGCACTTCATCCTGGCGCCCCTGCACGCCACGGAGGTTTCGGCCTACCTGGAATTCCGCATGCGCACCGCCGGGTACCGCGGCCCCAGCCCCTTCACGGACAAGGCCGTCGCCGCCATCGCCCGCAATTCCCAGGGCCTCTCCCGGCGTATCAACATCCTGGCGGACAAGGCCCTCCTGGCCGCCTACTCGGCGGGCGGCCACCGGGTCGACCTGGCCGAGGCCCAGACCGCCATCCGCGACGCCCGCTTCACCTCCCTGGGGGAGCCACGCCGACGCCTCATCCCGGCGGCCGCCGCGGCGGGGGTGGCCGTGGCGCTCCTCTTCGGGGCCTACACCCTGGGCAGCCTCACTCCGGTCCCGGCGACGCCCGCGGCCAACGCCGCTCCCGGGAATGTCGCCCCGGCCCCCGGCACCGCCGCACCCGGGGAGCCCGAACCTGGCGCTGCCCCCCCCCGGGACGGCGCCGCCATGCCACGAGCGTCTGCGGCTCCCGCGCCGCCGGGAAGCGAAGCAGCCCCCACCCGAACCTCGGCCAAACCCGACCCAAGCACAGGGCACGCCACCGCCCTCCCCGCCATGCCTGTGCCGGCAGGCCCCGCGGGCCCTGCACCGACGGCGGCGTCAAACCCCGCAGCTCCCGTGGTGCCGACCCCGCAAGCGGCGGCGGCCTTCGGCCCCCTCACCCGCCGCAGCCTGGAGCGCTTCGACACCTGGTCCGCCGGCGCCCACGCCCGCCACTACTTCATTCAGCTCTACGCGGCCGACGCCAGCAGCCCGGGGCAGATCGAGAATTTTTTGCGTCGCCATACTGAAGGCCTCGACCCCGAGCAGATACGCGCCTACCGCTCCGACCGTTCGGGTCAAGATCGCCTGGGGGTCATCTTCGGCGAGTTCACCACCCGGGCGGCGGCGGTGGAAGCCATCGCCGCCCTGCCCGAGGGGCTGCGCCGCCTGGAACCCTACCCGCGGCAGGTTTCGAGACTGCAATGA
- a CDS encoding sigma-54-dependent Fis family transcriptional regulator, which produces MLLVDDDPLISDSLSFALARDFEVLTSHSRPHCLQILRQLKAAPGAAIVDLGLPPLPHRPDEGFALIGDLLAFAPAMKIVVLSGQNGEENARHARALGAIDFVGKPCDPGDLLRLLRQALSFTGATEAALAPEERCRLIGSSLPIQRLLLQIGQYGDSSFPVLVEGESGSGKDVVVTCCLHHRTRRRDRPFLALNCAAISPSLVEPTLFGYAKGAFTGAGAAKSGYFEDAGEGTLFLDEIGELPLDLQPKLLRVLENGEYQRVGETQTRRSRARIVAATNRDLRKEVKAGRFRADLFHRLSVFTISVPPLRDMGDDRLLLLDHFRQIYAEQTGARPFSLDAGAEALWVAYAFPGNVRELRNIVIRLTTKYPGRVVGAADLHAEFDEGDESPASAPSLAATDLDTAVRSAIRHLNDKGRMDLDATLALWEKGYIEAALQLSNGNVSQAARRLGINRTTLYNRMAGGGRQ; this is translated from the coding sequence CTGCTTCTCGTCGACGACGACCCGCTCATCAGCGATTCGCTGAGCTTTGCCCTGGCGCGGGATTTCGAGGTACTCACCAGTCATTCGCGCCCCCACTGCCTGCAAATCCTGAGGCAATTGAAGGCGGCGCCCGGAGCCGCCATCGTCGACCTGGGCCTGCCGCCCCTGCCCCACCGACCGGACGAGGGCTTTGCCCTGATCGGCGACCTCCTGGCCTTCGCACCGGCCATGAAGATCGTCGTTCTCTCGGGCCAGAACGGCGAGGAGAACGCCCGCCACGCCCGCGCGCTGGGCGCCATCGACTTCGTCGGCAAACCCTGCGATCCCGGCGACCTCCTGCGCCTGCTGCGGCAAGCCTTGAGTTTCACTGGGGCCACCGAAGCGGCCCTCGCGCCCGAGGAGCGCTGCCGCCTGATCGGGTCCAGCCTGCCCATCCAGCGCCTCCTGCTGCAGATCGGGCAGTACGGAGACTCCAGCTTTCCGGTCCTGGTCGAAGGCGAGTCGGGCAGCGGCAAGGACGTGGTGGTCACCTGCTGCCTGCATCATCGCACCCGCCGGCGCGACCGGCCCTTCCTGGCCCTCAACTGCGCCGCCATCTCGCCCAGCCTGGTGGAGCCGACCCTGTTCGGCTACGCCAAGGGCGCCTTCACCGGGGCCGGCGCCGCCAAGTCGGGTTATTTCGAGGATGCCGGCGAGGGCACCCTCTTCCTGGACGAAATTGGCGAATTGCCCCTGGACCTCCAGCCCAAGCTGCTGCGCGTCCTGGAAAACGGCGAGTACCAGCGCGTCGGCGAAACCCAGACCCGCCGCTCCCGGGCACGCATCGTCGCCGCCACCAATCGCGACCTGCGCAAGGAGGTGAAGGCAGGCCGCTTCCGCGCCGACCTCTTTCACCGGCTCTCGGTCTTCACCATCAGCGTGCCGCCCCTGCGCGACATGGGCGACGACCGCCTGCTGCTGCTCGACCATTTCCGCCAGATCTACGCCGAACAGACCGGCGCCCGCCCCTTTTCCCTCGACGCTGGCGCGGAGGCCCTCTGGGTGGCCTACGCCTTCCCCGGCAATGTGCGGGAGCTGCGCAATATCGTCATCCGCCTGACCACCAAGTACCCCGGGCGGGTGGTGGGCGCCGCCGATCTGCACGCCGAATTCGACGAGGGCGACGAGTCGCCCGCCAGCGCCCCTTCCCTGGCCGCCACCGATCTCGACACCGCCGTGCGCTCCGCCATCCGGCACCTGAACGACAAGGGCCGCATGGATCTCGACGCCACCCTCGCCCTATGGGAAAAGGGCTATATCGAAGCGGCCCTGCAACTGTCCAACGGCAACGTCAGCCAGGCCGCCCGCCGCCTCGGCATCAATCGCACCACCCTGTACAACCGCATGGCCGGCGGGGGGCGTCAGTGA
- a CDS encoding type II secretion system F family protein, protein MLFDYTAVSAEGRRVTGRLDASNLIDLELRLGRMELDLISGQPVQYRNLFGGSRVPRREIIHFCFHLEQLTASSVPILEGLADLRDSIEHPRFREVVAGVIESIEGGQTLSQALATHPDVFSQVFVSLIRAGEVSGDLPQVLGSLCESIKWEDELAAHTRKLLLYPAFVGVIVLTATTFLMLYLVPQLKLFVRNMGQSLPLQTEILFFASDVLARFWPLFVALPVLLVIAARITLQVNPLARRARDAFLLRLPVVGDILKKIILSRFANTFAMLYASGIPVLDSIRSTQDVVGNLAVREALVQAEGFIREGKSVTQAFRDVGLFPPLVIRMLRVGENTGGLDRALANVSYFYNRDVRESVERAQAMIEPLLTLLLGALLGWIMLSVIGPIYDVITGIKA, encoded by the coding sequence ATGCTTTTCGACTACACGGCGGTGAGCGCGGAGGGAAGGCGGGTCACGGGGCGCCTCGACGCCTCCAACCTGATCGACCTGGAACTGCGCCTCGGGCGCATGGAGCTCGACCTCATCTCCGGCCAGCCGGTGCAGTATCGCAACCTGTTCGGCGGCAGCCGGGTTCCGCGGCGGGAGATCATCCACTTCTGTTTTCACCTGGAGCAACTCACCGCCTCCAGCGTGCCCATCCTGGAGGGTCTCGCCGACCTGCGCGATTCCATCGAGCACCCACGCTTCCGCGAAGTCGTGGCCGGCGTGATCGAAAGCATCGAAGGCGGCCAGACCCTTTCCCAGGCCCTGGCGACCCACCCCGATGTCTTCAGCCAGGTTTTCGTCAGCCTCATCCGGGCCGGTGAAGTCTCCGGCGACCTGCCCCAGGTCCTCGGCAGCCTGTGCGAGTCCATCAAGTGGGAGGACGAGTTGGCAGCCCACACCCGCAAGCTGTTGCTCTACCCGGCCTTCGTGGGCGTCATCGTCCTCACCGCCACCACTTTTCTGATGCTCTACCTGGTGCCCCAGCTCAAGCTTTTCGTGCGCAACATGGGACAGTCCCTGCCCTTGCAGACCGAAATTCTCTTTTTCGCCTCCGATGTCCTGGCCCGCTTCTGGCCGCTCTTTGTCGCCCTGCCCGTACTACTCGTCATCGCCGCCCGCATCACCCTCCAGGTCAATCCCCTGGCCCGCCGGGCACGGGATGCCTTTCTGCTCCGCCTGCCCGTGGTCGGCGACATCCTGAAGAAAATCATCCTGTCCCGCTTCGCCAACACCTTTGCCATGCTCTACGCCTCCGGCATCCCCGTCCTCGATTCCATCCGCAGCACCCAGGACGTGGTGGGCAATCTGGCGGTTCGCGAAGCCCTGGTGCAGGCGGAGGGTTTCATCCGCGAAGGCAAGAGCGTCACCCAGGCGTTTCGCGACGTCGGCCTCTTCCCCCCCCTGGTCATCCGCATGTTGAGGGTGGGGGAAAACACCGGGGGCCTGGACCGGGCCCTGGCCAACGTGAGCTACTTTTACAACCGCGACGTGCGCGAGTCGGTCGAACGGGCCCAGGCCATGATCGAACCCCTGCTCACCCTGCTGCTCGGGGCGCTGCTGGGCTGGATCATGCTGTCGGTCATCGGCCCCATCTACGACGTCATCACCGGAATCAAGGCGTGA
- a CDS encoding secretin N-terminal domain-containing protein, which yields MNKGRPAAIAAALLLAACAAPTPREPTKGHLNTASATASPAADIPAPVEQTLALPKPRALPKAETYSVVVNNVAVKDLLFALARDARLNVDIHPGISGSVTLNAIDQTLPQLLSRIAKQVDMRFELDGPNLAVMPDSPFLRHYKVDYVNLARNVTGTVSANTQIATLSGNAAGGTGAAAGGGSGNVSSTRIENTSRNRFWEQLEKNIKDILHETDKVLPEGSSETVTEQTVSQTATGAAALPQGTGSRAAQAVASALGINPTPSSAAQGAGTVVVRRSTVREAASVIVHAETGVVTVRATQRQHERIQEFIDRVVHSARRQVMIEATIVEVKLADGYEQGIDWSGLLGGGRFALAMNTLRATNAVNNMTYTGDSVTSGIRLLETFGTTKVLSSPRLSVMNNQTAMLTVVDNVVYFNVKADVTAGNLNANPIIAYTTTPQTVSVGLVMAVTPQIGENRDVILNIRPTVTSISDFVIDPNPNLTTVSNRVPQIRTREIESVMRIASGEIAVLGGLMDDRIDYKNNRVPLLGQVPLLGEAFTNRNNAATKSELVIFLRPIVIRDASLAGDYAGLKDYLPDGNFFPQPAEARPLQVGPGR from the coding sequence ATGAACAAGGGACGCCCCGCCGCGATCGCTGCCGCCCTGCTCCTGGCCGCCTGCGCCGCGCCGACGCCGCGCGAGCCGACCAAGGGACACCTGAACACGGCAAGCGCCACCGCGAGCCCCGCCGCCGACATTCCCGCACCGGTGGAACAGACCCTGGCCCTGCCCAAACCCCGCGCCCTGCCCAAGGCGGAAACCTACAGCGTGGTCGTCAATAACGTGGCGGTCAAGGATCTGCTCTTTGCCCTGGCCCGGGACGCCCGCCTCAACGTCGACATCCACCCGGGCATCAGCGGCAGCGTCACCCTGAACGCCATCGACCAGACCCTGCCCCAACTCCTCAGTCGCATCGCCAAGCAAGTGGACATGCGTTTCGAACTCGACGGCCCCAATCTGGCCGTGATGCCGGATTCCCCCTTCCTGCGGCACTACAAGGTCGATTACGTCAATCTGGCGCGCAACGTCACCGGCACGGTCTCGGCCAATACCCAGATCGCCACCCTCAGCGGCAATGCCGCCGGCGGCACGGGCGCCGCCGCGGGAGGCGGCAGCGGCAACGTGTCCTCCACGCGCATCGAGAACACCTCGCGCAACCGCTTCTGGGAGCAGTTGGAAAAGAACATCAAGGACATCCTGCACGAGACCGACAAGGTGCTCCCCGAGGGTTCCAGCGAGACGGTGACCGAGCAGACCGTCTCCCAGACCGCCACCGGCGCCGCCGCCCTGCCCCAGGGCACGGGATCCCGGGCGGCGCAGGCGGTGGCCAGCGCCCTGGGCATCAACCCGACGCCCAGCAGCGCGGCCCAAGGCGCCGGAACGGTCGTCGTACGGCGCAGCACGGTGAGGGAGGCGGCTTCCGTCATCGTCCATGCCGAGACCGGCGTGGTCACCGTGCGCGCCACCCAGCGCCAGCATGAACGCATCCAGGAATTCATCGACCGGGTGGTCCATTCCGCCCGGCGGCAGGTGATGATCGAAGCCACCATCGTCGAAGTAAAGCTGGCCGACGGCTACGAGCAGGGCATCGACTGGTCGGGCCTCCTGGGCGGGGGCCGCTTCGCCCTGGCCATGAACACCCTGCGCGCCACCAACGCCGTGAACAACATGACCTACACCGGCGATTCGGTCACTTCGGGCATCCGCCTCCTGGAAACCTTCGGTACCACCAAGGTGCTCTCCAGCCCGAGGCTTTCGGTCATGAACAACCAGACGGCCATGCTCACCGTGGTCGACAACGTGGTGTACTTCAACGTCAAGGCCGACGTCACCGCGGGCAACCTCAACGCCAATCCCATCATCGCCTATACCACGACGCCCCAGACGGTGTCGGTCGGCCTGGTCATGGCCGTCACGCCGCAGATCGGCGAAAACCGGGACGTGATCCTCAATATCCGTCCCACGGTGACCAGCATTTCCGACTTCGTCATCGACCCCAACCCCAATCTCACCACGGTCAGCAATCGGGTGCCCCAGATCCGCACGCGGGAGATCGAGTCGGTCATGCGCATCGCCAGCGGCGAAATCGCCGTCCTGGGCGGCCTCATGGACGACCGCATCGACTACAAGAACAACCGGGTTCCCCTCCTGGGCCAGGTGCCCCTGCTGGGCGAAGCCTTCACCAATCGCAACAATGCCGCCACCAAGTCGGAACTGGTCATCTTCCTGCGCCCCATCGTCATCCGTGACGCCAGTCTGGCCGGCGACTACGCCGGTTTGAAGGACTATCTGCCGGACGGGAACTTCTTCCCCCAACCGGCCGAAGCCCGCCCCCTCCAGGTCGGCCCGGGGCGGTGA